In Drosophila ananassae strain 14024-0371.13 chromosome 3R, ASM1763931v2, whole genome shotgun sequence, the DNA window TAAACACGTTCGTCTCCTCAACTCTCTTGGGCAACATTTGGCGCTCGCGAAGGTCGCGAACTTTGCGCGGCCTTTTGAATCACATTTTTAATAACAATCCGAGAGTGTGGAGGCAAATGGAATGTGCGGTAATAACCGATCGAATAaagatcaataaaataaatggaaaatagACAGTTCTGTCCATCAGTCATGAATATAGTGGAAAATTAAATAGTGGCGTTAGAATCTACATAcactttttgaaaatgttttgaggtctattttatccaaaaatatttgaaaaatttaataaaactttcaatctattttaaaatatatattttaggtCTTTGGACTCGGTAACAAAACCTACGAGCACTACAACAAGGTAGCCATCTACGTCGATAAGCGCCTGGAGGAATTGGGAGCCAACCGTGTCTTCGAGCTGGGACTCGGCGATGATGATGCCAAGTAAGAGTGTTTCCTTTCAACCTGTAGATCATTTCTAAACCCATTATTTTCCTCTTAGCATTGAGGATGACTTCATCACCTGGAAGGATCGTTTCTGGCCTGCCGTCTGTGACCACTTCGGCATTGAGGGTGGCGGCGAGGAGGTGCTCATTCGTCAGTATCGTCTGCTGGAGCAGCCGGACGTGCAGCCCGATCGCATCTACACTGGCGAGATCGCCCGCCTCCACTCGGTCCAGAACCAACGGCCGCCGTTCGATGCCAAGAACCCCTTCTTGGCGCCCATCAAGGTCAATCGCGAGCTGCACAAGGGAGGTGGCCGCTCTTGTATGCACATCGAGCTGAGCATCGAAGGCTCCAAGATGCGCTACGACGCTGGCGACCACGTGGCAATGTATCCCATCAACGACAAGGGTCTGGTTGAGAAGCTTGGCCAGCTGTGCAATGCTGATCTGGACACTATTTTCTCGCTGATCAATACGGACACGGACAGCAGCAAGAAGCATCCATTCCCTTGTCCAACCACTTACCGTACCGCTTTGACTCACTACTTGGAAATTACCGCCATTCCTCGCACTCACATTCTCAAGGAGTTGGCGGAGTACTGCACAGACGAGAAGGAGAAGGAATTGCTGCGCAGCATGGCTTCCATTAGTCCAGAAGGTAGGAGAGTAATGTGTGCTTGGAATGTTTTATATTCTTACCtaaaatctttattatttttaaacaaaaaggtaAGGAAAAGTACCAGAGCTGGATCCAGGATGCCTGCCGCAACATTGTCCATATTCTAGAGGACATCAAGTCATGCCGTCCTCCCATCGACCATGTTTGCGAGCTGCTGCCCCGTTTGCAGCCACGTTATTATTCGATCTCGTCGTCGGGTAAACTGCATCCCACAGACGTCCATGTGACTGCCGTGCTGGTGGAGTACAAAACACCCACGGGTCGCGTTAACAAGGGCGTGGCCACCACCTACCTGAAGAACAAGCAGCCCAAGGATGGCGAGGAGGTTAAGGTGCCTGTTTTCATCCGCAAGTCTCAGTTCCGCTTGCCCACGAAACCCGAGACCCCGATCATTATGGTTGGTCCGGGTACTGGTCTGGCGCCTTTCCGCGGCTTCATCCAAGAGCGGCAGCACCTGCGGGATGAGGGAAAAACTGTGGGAGAGTCGATTCTCTACTTCGGCTGCCGCAAGCGCAGCGAGGACTACATCTACGAGTCCGAGCTGGAGGAGTGGGTCAAGAAGGGAACTCTCAACCTGAAGGCCGCATTCTCCCGCGACCAGGCGTCGAAGGTTTATGTGCAGCATCTGTTGGAGCAGGACGCCGATCTGATATGGAACGTGATTGGAGAAAACAAGGGACACTTTTATATTTGCGGGTGAGTCGGACATGGATGAAGGTAATACATCAATATACTTATGATCTTGTTTCCTTGCAGGGACGCCAAAAACATGGCTGTGGATGTTAGGAACATTTTAGTGAAAATTCTCTCCACCAAAGGTAACATGAGTGAGGCCGATGCCGTGCAGTATATCAAAAAGATGGAGGCTCAGAAGCGCTATTCCGCCGATGTTTGGAGCTAATCTGGCCAATTTCCAAAAGCTGATAGCGGAAAGCACAAAGCACAGAATCAATCATTGAACCATAGGCCAACCAATAAGCATAAAGTTGTCTAGTTCATTAAGTATATAA includes these proteins:
- the LOC6497339 gene encoding NADPH--cytochrome P450 reductase, with amino-acid sequence MASEQIIEEAAEAVAGGNEPFLGLLDIALLAVLIGGAAFYFLRSRKKEEEPVRSYSIQPTTVSTTTATDNSFIKKLKASGRSLVVFYGSQTGTGEEFAGRLAKEGIRYRLKGMVADPEECDMEELLQLKDIDNSLAVFCLATYGEGDPTDNAMEFYEWITNGDVDLTGLNYAVFGLGNKTYEHYNKVAIYVDKRLEELGANRVFELGLGDDDANIEDDFITWKDRFWPAVCDHFGIEGGGEEVLIRQYRLLEQPDVQPDRIYTGEIARLHSVQNQRPPFDAKNPFLAPIKVNRELHKGGGRSCMHIELSIEGSKMRYDAGDHVAMYPINDKGLVEKLGQLCNADLDTIFSLINTDTDSSKKHPFPCPTTYRTALTHYLEITAIPRTHILKELAEYCTDEKEKELLRSMASISPEGKEKYQSWIQDACRNIVHILEDIKSCRPPIDHVCELLPRLQPRYYSISSSGKLHPTDVHVTAVLVEYKTPTGRVNKGVATTYLKNKQPKDGEEVKVPVFIRKSQFRLPTKPETPIIMVGPGTGLAPFRGFIQERQHLRDEGKTVGESILYFGCRKRSEDYIYESELEEWVKKGTLNLKAAFSRDQASKVYVQHLLEQDADLIWNVIGENKGHFYICGDAKNMAVDVRNILVKILSTKGNMSEADAVQYIKKMEAQKRYSADVWS